In the genome of Helicobacter sp. 11S03491-1, one region contains:
- the clpP gene encoding ATP-dependent Clp endopeptidase proteolytic subunit ClpP produces MNYIPYVIEKTGRGERSYDIYSRLLKDRIILLSGEINDGVASSIVAQLLFLEAEDPEKDINLYINSPGGVITSAFSIYDTMEYIRPDVCTICIGQAASAGAFLLSCGAQGKRYSLPNSRIMIHQPLGGAQGQATDIEIQAKEILRLRQILNNIMAKNTSQTLKKISQDTERDFFMSAKEAKDYGIIDKILEKSLK; encoded by the coding sequence ATGAATTATATCCCTTATGTAATAGAAAAAACAGGCAGAGGCGAGAGAAGTTATGATATTTATTCAAGGCTATTAAAAGATCGCATTATTCTATTAAGTGGCGAAATTAATGATGGCGTTGCTTCTTCAATCGTTGCCCAGCTTTTATTTCTTGAAGCTGAAGATCCTGAAAAAGATATCAATCTTTATATCAATTCCCCAGGAGGGGTGATTACAAGTGCTTTTAGCATTTATGATACTATGGAATATATAAGACCTGATGTTTGCACAATTTGTATTGGGCAGGCTGCTTCTGCAGGAGCATTTTTACTGAGTTGTGGGGCACAAGGAAAAAGATATTCTCTACCTAATTCCAGAATCATGATTCACCAACCACTCGGTGGGGCACAAGGTCAAGCAACCGACATAGAAATCCAAGCCAAAGAAATTTTACGTCTTAGACAAATCCTCAACAACATCATGGCAAAAAATACTTCTCAAACACTTAAAAAAATATCCCAAGATACAGAAAGAGATTTTTTTATGAGCGCTAAAGAAGCAAAAGATTATGGTATCATTGACAAAATACTTGAAAAAAGTCTAAAATAA
- a CDS encoding diguanylate cyclase, translated as MEKNKKEESNDFGSNVFFGKLDPEVHEVQEQSNGYILEEGVASKVSAIAQDTVKELEREDLPAFPANYQLYFERLLEKEETSFKQKIQSVMDLQSITEDRAVSFEKSVKEGFKNIKQILDFIAILYKNLQLMQTITDKHIQGIEKIDNKIALSNAITLFVKDIDKVNSITSSQLSQIKDLYQKTAKVISDINKNTVYDSRFGIYNKRYFMVLLEKENKLMEEFNRSSSILVVSLSREIQNSIEDKSTLMILLKSVAKLLLKTSRRSDIIGYLGDGIFGIGLKYSDIPSALKATERFISSVKTTNIFLGDRDIALNISTGLAKISPQRSADDSLSAALSALQSALDKQEDYKIFPEDEG; from the coding sequence ATGGAAAAAAATAAAAAAGAAGAATCAAATGATTTTGGAAGTAATGTATTTTTTGGAAAATTAGATCCGGAAGTCCATGAAGTCCAAGAACAGAGTAATGGTTACATTCTGGAAGAAGGCGTTGCAAGCAAAGTAAGCGCAATTGCCCAAGACACCGTCAAAGAACTTGAGAGAGAAGATTTACCTGCATTTCCGGCAAATTATCAATTATATTTTGAACGTCTGCTTGAAAAAGAAGAAACCTCTTTTAAACAAAAAATCCAAAGCGTTATGGATCTGCAATCTATTACAGAAGATAGGGCAGTTTCATTTGAAAAAAGTGTTAAAGAGGGATTCAAGAATATCAAACAAATTTTAGATTTTATCGCTATACTTTATAAAAACCTTCAACTCATGCAAACTATTACAGACAAGCATATTCAAGGGATTGAGAAGATCGACAATAAAATTGCTCTATCAAATGCCATCACGCTTTTTGTAAAAGACATTGATAAAGTTAATTCTATCACTTCAAGCCAACTCTCTCAGATTAAAGATCTTTATCAAAAAACCGCTAAAGTCATTTCTGATATCAACAAAAATACAGTTTATGATTCTCGATTTGGCATATACAATAAGCGTTATTTTATGGTTTTGCTTGAAAAAGAAAATAAATTAATGGAAGAATTCAATCGTTCATCAAGTATATTAGTTGTTTCTCTCTCTAGAGAAATTCAAAATAGCATTGAAGATAAATCTACACTGATGATACTTTTAAAAAGTGTTGCAAAACTCTTACTAAAAACTTCCAGGAGAAGTGATATTATAGGCTATTTAGGCGATGGTATATTTGGGATAGGTCTTAAATACTCAGATATCCCTAGCGCCCTTAAGGCTACAGAGAGATTCATTAGTTCTGTCAAAACAACAAATATATTTTTAGGCGATAGAGATATAGCTCTGAACATATCTACAGGATTAGCCAAAATTTCTCCCCAAAGAAGTGCTGATGACTCTCTAAGCGCTGCCTTATCAGCCCTTCAAAGCGCTCTTGATAAACAAGAAGATTATAAAATATTTCCTGAGGATGAAGGCTAA
- the tig gene encoding trigger factor, whose amino-acid sequence MNLTTKRINAANALVNGSILLKDLEEKLNKIATKISKTIKIDGFRKGKVPLNVIKSRYKEHIEQDAQKEATEEMLQLALKDLNIDSKEVIGDPIITKFDKKDNSIDIEIKISLKPSFNLDTLNSCVPEVKLKSITEKQIDERLQEIAQSKTPLIEAKKDKKLTKNDIANINFEGFVDEKPFEGGKAESFDLTIGSGQFIPGFEDGLIGMKIGEEREISVTFPESYHTQNLAGKPAVFKVKLNKIQLKDTPKIDDELVKSLLPQEKNASLGLLKEKIKEQLELETKTKLYNEELKEELIKNLDNTFEFELPDLIVEQEMDLLFRNSLNTLDPKEFEELKLDANKARQKRESFRPEAKKSVKITFIIDALSKQEKISVQDNEVLQTIYYESMMNGQNPKETIEYYKKNNLLPAIKMAMIEDKILAYLLDEKLNKSKEKSSQKHEESKEKESKKPKEPIQTKTVKKSKTKAE is encoded by the coding sequence ATGAATTTAACGACAAAAAGAATAAACGCTGCAAACGCATTGGTCAATGGAAGCATACTTCTAAAGGACTTAGAAGAAAAGCTAAATAAAATAGCAACTAAAATAAGCAAAACAATCAAAATAGATGGCTTCAGAAAAGGAAAAGTCCCTTTAAATGTGATTAAATCTCGCTATAAAGAACATATTGAGCAAGATGCGCAAAAAGAAGCTACAGAAGAAATGCTCCAACTCGCACTCAAAGATCTCAACATTGATAGCAAAGAAGTTATTGGTGATCCTATCATTACAAAATTTGACAAGAAAGATAATTCTATTGATATAGAAATAAAAATAAGTCTTAAACCTAGTTTTAATCTGGACACCCTTAACTCTTGTGTCCCTGAAGTCAAGCTTAAAAGTATTACTGAAAAACAAATTGATGAGAGACTCCAAGAAATTGCCCAATCAAAAACACCTCTTATTGAAGCTAAAAAAGACAAAAAACTTACTAAGAATGATATAGCAAATATTAATTTTGAAGGTTTTGTAGATGAGAAACCTTTTGAGGGAGGGAAAGCAGAAAGTTTTGATTTGACTATCGGGAGTGGTCAATTCATTCCGGGCTTTGAAGATGGGCTTATTGGGATGAAGATTGGGGAAGAAAGAGAAATTTCTGTTACTTTTCCTGAAAGCTATCACACACAAAATTTAGCAGGAAAACCTGCTGTATTCAAAGTCAAACTCAACAAAATCCAACTCAAAGATACTCCAAAAATTGATGATGAACTTGTCAAATCTCTCTTGCCTCAAGAAAAAAATGCTTCCTTGGGTCTCCTAAAAGAAAAAATCAAAGAACAACTTGAACTGGAAACAAAGACAAAACTTTATAACGAAGAGCTTAAAGAAGAATTGATAAAAAATCTTGATAATACTTTTGAATTTGAACTCCCTGATCTTATTGTTGAGCAAGAGATGGATTTGCTTTTTAGAAACTCACTCAACACTCTTGATCCTAAAGAGTTTGAAGAACTCAAACTTGATGCAAACAAAGCCCGACAAAAGCGTGAAAGTTTCCGACCGGAAGCCAAAAAAAGTGTCAAAATAACCTTTATCATTGATGCCCTCTCCAAACAAGAAAAAATTTCCGTACAAGACAATGAAGTCCTCCAAACTATCTATTACGAATCCATGATGAATGGACAAAATCCAAAAGAAACAATTGAGTATTATAAGAAAAATAATCTTTTACCTGCCATCAAAATGGCTATGATTGAAGATAAGATACTTGCCTACTTGCTTGATGAGAAACTCAATAAATCTAAAGAAAAAAGCTCTCAAAAACACGAAGAATCTAAGGAAAAGGAATCTAAAAAACCTAAAGAACCCATTCAAACAAAAACTGTAAAAAAATCAAAAACTAAGGCTGAGTGA